One genomic segment of Desmodus rotundus isolate HL8 chromosome 5, HLdesRot8A.1, whole genome shotgun sequence includes these proteins:
- the PTPRCAP gene encoding protein tyrosine phosphatase receptor type C-associated protein, whose translation MDLPCALWLWTLLALPGALGGSAQDSEGASTVTVVLLLLLLLLLATGLALAWRRLSRDSGGYYHPARLGAALWGRTRRLLWASPPGRWLRARAELESPNEDPERQEDEQEVEDDSFGGGQKEAKPQEEEQRCGERPGPQRGPEPVQEAPSGDMEGGLGLSSQGPEGSAGSSEALLSDLHAFAGSAAWDDSTRAAGGQGLHVTAL comes from the exons ATG gacctgccctgtgccctgtggctctggacactgctggccctgcctggggccctgggcgGCAGTGCCCAGGACAGCGAGGGCGCCAGCACTGTCActgtggtgctgctgctgctactcctgctgctgctggccaccggcctggccctggcctggcGCCGCCTCAGCCGCGACTCTGGAGGCTACTACCATCCGGCCCGCCTGGGCGCCGCGCTGTGGGGCCGCACCCGCCGCTTGCTCTGGGCCAGCCCACCAGGCCGCTGGCTCCGGGCCCGGGCTGAGCTCGAGTCACCAAATGAAGACCCTGAGAGGCAGGAGGATGAGCAGGAAGTGGAGGATGACAGCTTTGGCGGGGGCCAGAAGGAGGCCAAAccccaggaggaggagcagaggtgtGGAGAGCGGCCCGGCCCACAGCGGGGTCCGGAGCCTGTGCAGGAAGCACCGAGCGGTGACATGGAAGGGGGCCTGGGCCTCAGCTCCCAGGGCCCAGAGGGCTCCGCGGGCAGCTCTGAGGCCCTCCTGAGCGACCTGCACGCCTTTGCAGGCAGCGCAGCCTGGGACGACAGCACCAGGGCCGCCGGGGGCCAGGGCCTCCATGTCACCGCACTGTAG